In Brevibacillus brevis, a genomic segment contains:
- the coaBC gene encoding bifunctional phosphopantothenoylcysteine decarboxylase/phosphopantothenate--cysteine ligase CoaBC, translating to MVSLAGKRIVLGVSGGIAAYKAAALTSKLTQAGAQVNVILTHNALQFVQPLTFQALSHQPVHTDTFTEPDAHVISHIELADKADLVLVAPATANIIGKMANGIADDMLTTTLLATKSPVMVAPAMNVNMYDHPAVQANMEKLAEYGYRFVEPGVGLLACGWIGKGRLAEPEEIVEAVRAFFAQQEKGNVRPLDLHGKRVLVTAGPTREKIDPVRYITNHASGKMGYAIAEAARDRGAEVVLVSGPTALKKPDGVRFVAVESVQEMFDAVMEHLPKSDIVVKSAAVSDYRPKTVHAHKMKKGDGPLVLELDKAPDILKTIGERKTTQFVVGFAAETQDLIKHAKSKVERKNLDMIVANNVLAEGAGMGSDTNVVTLLTRAGEQVDLEKLSKREVADKLFDAVLLKLSERPLSELS from the coding sequence ATGGTTTCGCTCGCAGGAAAACGAATCGTACTCGGCGTGTCCGGAGGCATTGCGGCTTACAAGGCCGCGGCACTTACGAGCAAGCTGACGCAGGCTGGGGCGCAGGTGAATGTCATCCTGACGCACAACGCCCTTCAGTTCGTGCAGCCTTTGACATTTCAGGCCTTGTCTCACCAACCAGTACATACCGACACCTTTACAGAACCGGACGCTCACGTCATCAGCCATATCGAGCTGGCGGACAAGGCGGATCTGGTTTTGGTGGCACCCGCGACAGCAAACATCATCGGAAAAATGGCAAACGGGATTGCCGACGACATGCTGACGACCACACTGCTGGCTACCAAATCGCCCGTGATGGTGGCGCCTGCGATGAACGTCAACATGTACGACCATCCTGCCGTCCAGGCCAATATGGAAAAGCTGGCGGAGTACGGCTATCGCTTCGTAGAGCCGGGAGTCGGGCTTTTGGCCTGTGGCTGGATCGGAAAAGGACGGCTTGCGGAGCCGGAGGAAATCGTGGAGGCAGTCCGCGCTTTCTTTGCACAGCAGGAGAAGGGCAATGTCCGTCCGCTGGATCTGCATGGAAAGAGAGTGCTGGTTACGGCAGGACCTACGCGGGAGAAGATCGACCCGGTACGCTACATTACCAACCACGCTTCCGGAAAAATGGGCTACGCCATCGCGGAAGCCGCACGAGACCGAGGGGCAGAGGTCGTTCTGGTCAGCGGACCGACTGCGCTCAAAAAACCGGATGGCGTCCGGTTCGTAGCGGTCGAGTCGGTGCAGGAAATGTTCGATGCGGTGATGGAGCATTTGCCAAAGAGCGATATCGTCGTCAAGTCGGCCGCGGTATCCGATTACCGTCCCAAGACGGTGCATGCGCATAAGATGAAGAAGGGCGATGGACCGCTGGTACTCGAGCTGGATAAAGCCCCGGACATCCTGAAGACGATCGGGGAGAGGAAAACGACGCAGTTCGTCGTCGGCTTCGCGGCGGAGACGCAGGATTTGATCAAGCACGCCAAGTCCAAGGTGGAGCGGAAAAATCTCGACATGATCGTAGCGAACAATGTGCTTGCGGAAGGGGCGGGCATGGGCAGCGACACCAATGTCGTGACGCTGCTGACTCGAGCCGGAGAACAGGTGGATCTGGAAAAACTGAGCAAGCGAGAGGTAGCGGACAAGCTGTTTGATGCCGTGCTGTTGAAGCTGTCCGAACGTCCGCTGTCCGAGCTGTCATGA
- the rpoZ gene encoding DNA-directed RNA polymerase subunit omega, whose product MLYPSIDELTKKADSKYILVTVASKRARQLRENSELQVVKPKSKKFVGQALEEFISDELMVHEL is encoded by the coding sequence ATGTTGTATCCATCCATTGACGAGCTGACGAAAAAAGCAGACAGCAAATACATTCTCGTGACGGTGGCGTCCAAGCGTGCCCGTCAGCTGCGGGAAAACAGCGAACTGCAGGTAGTCAAACCGAAATCCAAAAAGTTTGTCGGCCAAGCGCTGGAAGAATTTATTTCCGACGAGCTGATGGTTCACGAACTGTAA
- the gmk gene encoding guanylate kinase, with protein sequence MTMEDRGLLLILSGPAGVGKGTVCKALREKMPELVYSVSATTRSPRPGEVEGVNYFFKSKEEFQRMIEQDELLEWAEYVGNFYGTPRRFVNDMLSEGKDVILEIEVQGALQVKKRFPQGTFLFLAPPDLNELENRIVGRGTETEEVIRKRMEVARGEIELMDQYDYVVVNDVIESACDRIQAIITAEHLKKERQIHKYRKWLREVE encoded by the coding sequence ATGACCATGGAGGATCGCGGTCTTCTTTTGATTCTTTCCGGGCCTGCAGGGGTGGGGAAAGGAACGGTGTGCAAGGCTTTGCGGGAAAAAATGCCCGAGCTGGTGTACTCCGTATCCGCTACCACCCGTTCGCCGCGTCCGGGAGAAGTCGAAGGAGTCAATTATTTTTTCAAATCGAAGGAAGAGTTTCAGCGGATGATCGAGCAGGATGAACTGCTGGAATGGGCGGAATACGTCGGCAATTTTTACGGAACGCCGCGCCGGTTTGTGAATGACATGCTTTCAGAAGGAAAAGATGTTATTCTGGAGATTGAAGTTCAGGGTGCCTTGCAAGTGAAAAAGCGTTTTCCGCAAGGGACGTTTCTGTTTTTGGCCCCGCCTGATCTGAACGAGCTGGAAAACCGCATCGTCGGTCGCGGCACCGAAACGGAGGAAGTCATTCGCAAGCGAATGGAAGTAGCCCGGGGGGAGATCGAGCTGATGGATCAGTACGACTACGTGGTCGTCAACGACGTCATCGAATCGGCGTGCGACCGGATCCAGGCGATTATTACCGCCGAGCACCTGAAAAAAGAACGTCAGATTCACAAATATCGCAAATGGCTTAGGGAGGTCGAGTAA
- the remA gene encoding extracellular matrix/biofilm regulator RemA, translating to MAIKLINIGFGNIVNANRIISIVSPESAPIKRIIQEARDRNMLVDATYGRRTRAVIITDSDHVILSAVQPETVAQRLTTKDDESDE from the coding sequence ATGGCAATCAAGCTAATCAATATTGGTTTCGGTAACATTGTGAATGCGAATCGCATCATTTCCATCGTGAGTCCGGAGTCTGCGCCGATCAAACGGATCATTCAGGAAGCGCGCGACCGAAACATGCTCGTCGACGCCACTTACGGCAGACGGACACGCGCGGTGATCATCACCGACAGCGATCACGTGATTTTGTCGGCCGTCCAGCCTGAGACGGTAGCGCAGCGACTGACGACAAAAGATGACGAATCGGATGAATAA
- a CDS encoding YicC/YloC family endoribonuclease produces the protein MVRSMTGYGRKDDSRGSLRLTVELRAVNHRFQEILVRLPKKWSMLEDQVRKLVAQYVRRGRVDVTISLEGSASSSNTLDVDWNVAERFLQLAREMDQRFSLETPMSAKDLLMFPGVIHTKEAEEADGEDVAVWLLDLVKDAAEDLLSMKTAEGGQLESDLNSRLLLIQSWLEEIRLLAPAGTEEYHKRLEQRLSEWSTQASFELDPQRVAQEVVFFAEKSDISEELTRLHSHCLQFRGQLEKEEAIGRKLDFLLQEMNREANTIASKANHLRIQHLAVEIKTELEKMREQVQNVE, from the coding sequence ATGGTTCGAAGCATGACAGGGTATGGACGAAAAGACGACTCGAGAGGCTCGCTGCGTTTGACGGTGGAGCTGCGGGCTGTCAATCACCGGTTTCAAGAAATACTGGTGCGGCTGCCAAAGAAGTGGAGCATGCTGGAGGATCAGGTACGCAAGCTCGTCGCTCAGTACGTCAGGCGCGGCCGGGTGGATGTGACGATCTCCTTGGAAGGAAGCGCGTCGTCCTCGAACACGCTAGACGTAGATTGGAACGTAGCCGAACGATTCCTGCAGCTCGCTCGCGAAATGGACCAGCGCTTTTCACTGGAGACACCAATGAGTGCCAAGGATTTGCTCATGTTTCCTGGCGTGATACATACCAAAGAAGCGGAAGAGGCGGACGGCGAGGATGTAGCCGTATGGTTGCTCGATCTGGTAAAGGACGCTGCCGAAGATCTGCTTTCCATGAAAACGGCCGAGGGTGGACAATTGGAGTCCGATCTGAACAGCCGGCTGCTTTTAATCCAATCTTGGCTGGAGGAAATCCGCCTCTTGGCTCCGGCAGGCACAGAGGAGTACCACAAGCGCCTGGAGCAGCGGCTCAGCGAATGGTCTACTCAAGCTTCGTTCGAGCTGGATCCGCAGCGGGTGGCCCAAGAGGTAGTGTTTTTCGCTGAAAAAAGCGATATTAGTGAAGAATTGACACGTCTGCACAGTCATTGCCTCCAATTTCGCGGTCAGCTCGAAAAAGAGGAGGCGATCGGCCGCAAGCTGGATTTTCTGTTGCAGGAAATGAATCGCGAGGCGAATACGATCGCATCCAAAGCCAATCATTTGCGCATCCAGCATCTGGCAGTCGAGATCAAGACCGAGCTGGAAAAGATGAGAGAGCAAGTGCAGAATGTCGAGTAG